In the genome of Paralichthys olivaceus isolate ysfri-2021 chromosome 10, ASM2471397v2, whole genome shotgun sequence, the window GACAAATCAAACTCATTTAACAGAAAGaattcaacattaaaaacaacgtTTCATTGTCAGGAGCCAGTCGGTCACATTCACCGACACCCACACTCGTCCACCACCATGTCCTGGTAATGCCGCAGCACCACGTTGTCGTTGTTGTCGTAGTAGAGCATGGAGATGGGAGAGAGGTGGATGGGGACGCAGCAGGGCTGAGGCGTGCCGTGCGGGTCCAGGGAGTGCACCAGCGTCTGCAGGATGGCGTGGTTGGTGCCGTTCAGGCTCTCGCTGAGCGGGAACGGACACTCGCCGTGGCAGTAGTTGGCCATGTAGCCCTGCGGAGCGATGATCCAGTCCTGCCAGCCCACATCCTTGAAGTCGATGTAGAGGCGTCGGGCCTTGCACACGTTGCTGGGCGTCACCGGGAGGTGGACGGCGCTTCTCCTCTGCCTGGAGCGACACTGGTGGGGGTTGAGGGACACGGCGACCAGCGAGGCCTGGATCAGCGGCAGGGCCAGGGCTGGTTCCAGTGGGAGCGAGTTGCCCGGGTGAAACGGAAGAAGATCCTGCGTCTCTGCACTGAGAGGAAGCAGCTCCAACACCAAACCGTAGTTGCGTCCCGGTTTGCGCCAGTTCTCTGCCAGCGAGGTGAGGTCCATGGTGATGGAGGCTGGTTCAGGCTGCAGCTGGACGGACTGGGACAGCAGGAGTCTGCGGTTGGCCTGCGGGTCGGCTCCTCTCAACGTGGCTCGCGTGACTTTGTAGAGCGACACGCCGAGCGCCCGGGGGGCCTGCAGGAGCTCCACAGATCTGAAGGGTTTCCAGTGGAAGTTGATCTCCAGCTGAGCCAGAGACAGCAGCTCCACAGGCTGCAGCACGGACATGTTGAAGAAGAGCTGCTTCTCCACACAGGCctcacagctgctgctcctccccGACACCAGCCGGCCTGCAACACATCAGAGGGATCAGTCTCTGCGAGAGCTTCACTTTGCTTCAGGACTTTATTCAGGTTTTTACTTGAATGTGGAAGAG includes:
- the gdf3 gene encoding protein DVR-1 — its product is MRPELTLLLTACLLDACDLSHVEEMRSQERIFLSSLGLSGPPRAAGTHLQPPQARGHVPSALWRMFRRSENLRTQESEPCTVSEYGVRGNIIRYVQDQGRLVSGRSSSCEACVEKQLFFNMSVLQPVELLSLAQLEINFHWKPFRSVELLQAPRALGVSLYKVTRATLRGADPQANRRLLLSQSVQLQPEPASITMDLTSLAENWRKPGRNYGLVLELLPLSAETQDLLPFHPGNSLPLEPALALPLIQASLVAVSLNPHQCRSRQRRSAVHLPVTPSNVCKARRLYIDFKDVGWQDWIIAPQGYMANYCHGECPFPLSESLNGTNHAILQTLVHSLDPHGTPQPCCVPIHLSPISMLYYDNNDNVVLRHYQDMVVDECGCR